TAACTATTCCAGCAAGTAATAGTGCAGAGGAGCAGTTTCTGATGTTGTTAGTTACACCTGGGCTGCACAAGTCAGAATGACTCTGAAAAGTGTCAATTCAGtttaagatttaaataaatgtgaatggtGCAACATGTCTAATAAGCTACAGTAGCATCCTCTATTTTACACTCTGAAGGTCAGAACTGTCAAGACAGCTTGCTGTCTTTAACAATATAAATTCACAGATCAAAGTTCACAAAAGATAATCGAAACTAACTGTAATGTGAAAGACTTGTTCCTTAAAAGTGTAAGGAACTAAGTAATGTGGCCTTTTATTAGCAAATGGTAATAGACATTTGCAATGTGCTAAATCTACACATGGTGGCTTTAAAAGCACTATACATTGACATGTGGTAACAAAATTTTAAGAGCAGCATTAGAAATACAGTGAGTACACTAGTCTGCTGAGGACAGTGCTACAGTAGATTATGACAGAGATCAGGATTTTGAGAAATTTTGTTGACCTCTGCAGAGATGTAAATTCTTGGTGAGTTCCTTGGCTGCTCTTTCACCTTCTGGTTTCCTTGTAAGAAGAACAATGTTTCCACTGTATCCTTCCCAAAACCCTGAGCTCCTATCCCTTTGTAACCTACTCACTGTTTTATACACAAATGCCCTCCTTGCCAGGTGACAGAAGATCAATGTGTACACAGAAAAAGGGCCTCCCACCAGTGATGGCCTTAGCCTTTTTACAGAGAAAGTGAGATGCTATTTTTGACGTAACATGCAGAGTGGATTTTGATGCACAAACAACATCATGATTTTAAATCAGGACTCACAACATGCtgtgatatacagtatgcatCTCTATATATCATATCTCCCAGTATCTCTCATAAGCATTTATACATACAAtaattacatacatacaatacatactGTTAAAGTCAGCAGTCCCATCTCATGATGTGCTTTCTATGTCAAATTTCAGGCATTTTAAAGGGCAAATACAGGTGGGGTTAAGATAGCCTTGTAACAAAATTGACAAAGATTGTGCTGATACTACACTACtttacaaaatatcaaaataaattttGAATGAGGTGACTGTGAAAATAGTAGAAAGGGCCTGCAGACACATGTAGAGCAGAGTTAAATTACAGAGTGAATGATTATCATCATTATCTGCATTAGCAAGAAAATGCACAATTGCAGGAGCTGCTCCATTCACAGTCTtctattcaaaaacattttgtatctAGAGAGTTACTAACAGTAGTAATTACTGGTGGTTGCATGGGTTTTTCCGATTTGTCCATGCCCACAGATATCTAACAATGAGCATCAAGAAAATGTTGTATTATAATGGATGCTGTATTCAGCTACAACCAATTACTAACAGTTATGTCAGTCGAATGGTCtctgaagttaaaaaaaaattaagcttCACATGCGCTAATGGACCACATATCTATAAAGGCCATTAGTCTGAGGAGTTACTGTATTTAGCAGATATATTCCTTTTTTTGTAAggcaacacaacaaaacatgtaaGTGAATCACATAAAATGCCAAACTATTTGAGATCTTTCACATGAAAAAGGACACATGTTTtaattcagataaaaaaaacacagtacagtatacACTAATATTGTACCGCATGTGCTACAGATATACAGTGCACTTACTGATTCAAGTTCAACAGGTTGGtgttgaaaatgatgaaaagccCCTTATCCCATACAACAACATCACAATTTTGTAAGCCAGCGAAGAAACAAACAATCTGTCTCATGCAGGCAAAGTCTGATTCATCATTTTTTCTCCATCCTCATTTGTCATTATGTACTTTTGGAGCATGGTAGATGGAGGAAATCATTCAGCCCACAATGGAGTTCCTGTTTAGTTCCTCCAATGTCCTTCAAAACCATCATGGCCATTTTGACAATTTATCCcctgaatgtgaaaataagGAAAGTATTTTCTCTTCTGTAAACCTTTGGAGATAAACTTCCAGTCAAATTAGTTGCCCAAGGTCACACATCGTCATCATCGTCATTTTGCTCCAGCCTCCTCTCATGACTCTGTCGTCTCCGACTCCCTCTTTGATGAAACTGACCAATTGGGTCCTGACAAAGCATGTACTGTTTCCAGATTTTCCGGAATGCTGTGCGGAATTTCTTGATGCGGAAAGCATAAACTATGGGGTTAACGGCTGAATTACCGTGGGTAAGGATGATGGCAATGTAAATGAGGAACATTGGCTTGTCATATGTAGGGCAGAAGAGTGTGATGCAGTTGAGGATGTGAAGAGGGAGCCAGCTGATTGCAAAGAGGAAAAGAACAAGGGCCAGTGACTTGGCTAGCTTGAGCTCTTTGCCAAAGTATCGTCTTGGGTCTGTGTGGCTTGCTGTAACCTATAGAGAGGTAAAGAAAATGATCAATCAGTTTACaataaggctgttttcataaaGGTCTTTTGATTTCTACATGTCCATTTCAAGTGATCAGATATATCCTGCACAGGAAAAGGAAAGTCTCACCTTCTTGTTGAGCTGCTTATGGATCATGTAGAAAATCTCGACATAAATTGCCAACATGAGTAGTAGAGGGGGCAGCACCCAGCCAAAGAAGTTAAAGTAGACCATGTAGTCCATACTGATGACGGTTTCAAACTCACAGGTCACCAAGAGGTCATCAGTGATCATGGAGCCATTGTCACGGAGACGCTGAAGGTTATTCCATCCCAGCATGGGTGTGAGGCCCACAACAATGGATATCAACCAGCACAGCAACACTGCCGTCCCAGCTCGCCTAGGGGTCACCACCCGCTTGTAGCTATGGCAACAAAGGAGaagaaataaagatttttttaaaaatgtcagggGACAGTTAGTGTATGTCACAGATATGACCTAGTGATGGTCAGATCTGTACAACTCAAGGACACAATATAAGAATTCAATAATATATTGAAAATAATGGGGGGCTAATAAGGGAATGTGGAATAGGTGAGCTGGAGGCTGTACAGAACATTTCCCTGCTTTTGCCACTCAACTAGTAGCAATCAACATTGCTACTAGTTGATCTTCCCCATATTGTGTAAGCTTTCAAAATTGTTACACATTGAAACTCTTTCCTGGAAGAGGACAAATGTTGGAGTAACTGTCCACTATTACTCTCTGCAatactttgttgttttaacagGATGTCGTAAATCCTGTCTGTCCTATACAACTATTTAACAGGACCACGTAATCATTAGTCAACGGTAAATGGACACGAGAGATTCCAGTGGtatactgttgtttttaaagtcatCTCTAAAGAGTAAGAGCTGACTCAATCAGATGCAACGAGTGAGCAAAAAAATCTCCAGAGCTTTTACCTCCTCTCACATTCTCACTCAATTCTGCACAGATCAGAGGcacaattttctctttttatcacGTCTGGTTCCTGACTATCCCTGTTAAagctaacaaaaacacaaaagcacacacttAAATATGTGTCAGAGCCAAATCACTTCCCTTTGCTTTCTCTTACTTGCCCACACAATTATGTCACTTAAATTCAGCCAGAGTGAGGCAGACAGAGCACAAGATGAATGAATCTTGGGGCGTTTAATGAGACCCTGTCTGGAGTCGGTTTCCCATAAGTGACATCAGTCTTTACCTCAGTTTGTGTACTCATAACTGTCTGCATAGCTGCACAGTCAGTCTGCATACTGATCAGCCATCAGTCTGCCAAAATTACTTTCCATCTATCTACTGTATACTTTCCTGTGGGATTTTAATCCACGTCTCCCCTCTACGAATCCTATCCTCCAGCTAAGCACACCTGCGATATTGGCAACATTTCTAAATCTCAGACAGATGACCCTTATCATGACAGCATGCTTCCAACCTGCTTTGCTATAAAAAGTAATCAGACCTTGTTAAATTGTGGCCCTTGAGAAGACCAGGGTTGGTTTAGGGAAGCAAACTCAATTTATGGCTTATATTATCGCTTCCACCGGGAGACAGTAAAAAACAATTGCCTGGTGTTTGAAATCTGAGCTTGTCCAGATGGGAGTTTcttcctaaaaaaataaataaataatatatatatatatatatatatatatatatatatatatatatatatatatatatatatatatatatatatatatatatatatatatatatatatacacatatatatatatacatatatacatacacacacacacatatatatatatatatataaataattgtttttaatttttatttctttctttatttatttattggggAAGCACTTCCACTTTTTAGAGAAATACAGTATGATTGGACACATAAGTAAAGTAATATAGAGAAATAATGAAGATTGTGATCATTGCATTACAACTTGTACACATGACATAAAAAAGTTCTCTTGTTTATCCTGTTCTGTTTAATGTGATTTGCACACATTACAGAAAAACTTACTGTTATTTGCCTCATGTTGCCACCACagctctcagtgtgtgtttgttattgtaTGATAAACTGGCCTTGGAAATCCAAGGAAATCCTACTGATAATTGATAAAGTTAAACCTAcagtataataaatgttttctgtgtactGTAATTACACCCAGCATTAAAGTCTTGTCAGTGGTACAGTGCAAAACTTTCAGtatgtgtctttatgtgtgtgtgtggggggggggggggggagaaattATGCAATTTGTCAACCAGACACCATATTGACCAATCATGCATGCTAGACCAATCATGAGTGCTAGACTCTCTGACTTGTTGGTGAAGCAAGAAGAGGACTTGGAAATTATGCtaaaatgcagtttgtttttttccattatgcTGAATGGAAAGGATAAAGAAAACTACAACATGTTCAGACGGCTATGACTTTCACAACCCTAACGCACATTCATGACATTCAACAAGCTTAAAAGTGCCTAATTGCACTGGAAACTTCTCCAAACCACGGGCATCACATTATAAACCCTAAATCATAAATGAGATTTCAGAGTGATtcaataaattgcattttatacaataaaataagttaTCTATGTTTACACGCAATAAATCATTGAATCAGTCTATCTTTCTATATCCATTCAACCTCTATGTCTCTTGCAAATATGTGACTAttaactttaaaacaacaacaccaaaaaaacaCTTCTGTATCCTGATAAGAAGTCAAACATTCCACAAAAACTGACTCCAGCTCTGATCACGAGATTTGTATGACTTTGTATGACTCGCTGTAATTGTAAGTGAGATGTCAAAGCAGGTTAGTGCAGCCCCCCACACTAAGGTTACTGTACACTAACTAGGCGATCAGACACAGTCACACCTTTACTCCACATATTACAGATGGCAGTGAGACTGTACCCGTTCTGGTGAGTGTCCTTGGTTAACGGTCCAGACAGACAGGCTTTCTGTAAATAAGCCAAAATATTGGAAACTAGAGAAATTCACCTTTAAGCCTACCTCATGGGTATTTTGACTCTCAGATAGCGGTCGATGGCGATAGCAAGCAGCGCCAGGATTGAACTTTGCGTGAGGACCAGCACTGTGCAGGCGACCATCAAGCAACTATAGAAGTGCGTTTGGAGTCCTATGCTGATGGTTATGGCGAGCGGGATGACAAGAGCCCCGACCGCAATGTCAGCCAAGGCCAGCGAGACGATGAAACAAAACGTGGTGTCTCTCAGAGCCCGGTTAATACGCACAGCCCAGACCACCATCACGTTCCCGATGACCGAGGACAGGGCGATCACCACCTCCATCCCGATGTAGAGGGCTTTCGTCTGAGGCAGACCCGGAGTCATGTTCACGGATGCTGGATGAGAGTGCGCTCAGCGGAGACACGGCTGAAACACGCCCGAGGGATTTCCCTGTTTGAATTTTTGGCAACGACTGAGACGCCTCGACTTAGGCTTCGCATGTTTTATATCCCACACAAGTAGAGGTAGTGTCTGTCGTTGTGAATTATTTTAAGATCTGGTCCAGGACGCCGACCTGCGCATCACAGACAGAACTTATTCTCCATACACTCCGAGGCGGCGCCGAGAATGAAGTGGCCCCTGCAGTCCTGCTGGCCATAGGACAGGTTGGCTAGGGGTGGGCCGGCCGGCCTATCCCCAAAGTATTGATACTACTGATGCCAACTTTTGTTTAATAACATCTTTAGGTTTGATACCAAAAACATCGGCCACCCGCTGAGGCTTTCGGCAGACTTTTGCACCCTAAAGGAGGAACCTTCTCTCGCAAATATTCGAGTCGCTCGTTTTATTCTTCACAGCACCACAGTTAACATATATATCTACAATCAAACCCCCACCCACTTGTGTTACGTGGGACTTAAAACAAACGCACCCCTCTTGTTGAACAGAGACTAAACAAAAGCCATCTAACCGTGCAGATTGCACTACCATCATCACATCATCCCTCCTACAGACAAGCACATAGATCTGCagtatgaacattttattttgcattacCTGACCAACATATATTTACCTCAAAATTCTTGTGCTTTTCAGGGATTCAGTACATGCCAACCAGTTTCTATTTGGCTTTTTGTCATGCCTAGCACAACTAGTACACAACTCTGCACAAGAAGGGCTGGGTAATCCTCTGTCTGACTTGATGCTGATTTGCCCTGAAATCAGACAAAAAGGTGATAACCTTACCGGTTCGAGGCAGCTTCTGTCCACCAGCTGCAAGACCTTATGGTTTAATGAGAAACGTTTCGgtaatatttctatatttttatatttttaatttttaatttttagaaaCAGAGATACAGGGTTAGATCAAATATCAACAATCTGTCGTATACAGTATCATAGATTTGTAAAAAGTGACACAAGATTCTTGAAATAACATCTGTACAGATTTGAAGCCCTGACAGTCTAAATATCTAGATACAATTGTAGATATTACTTTTCATGTGGAACATTTAAGGATCACGATGTGGTTAAAGCCTAAACATAGGCATAAGTAGTATTTGTAGAATCCCCTGTCTGAATGTATTTCtctaataacattttatgaaatatgtGTCTGTGGATTCCTGTAAAGATAGTATAGCTGCTTCCCTGTCTTGCAGATTTTTATCTCTATACCCCAGCTGCCACTGCCTGCTCTCATCCACACAGTACATCTCAAATGAGCCTATTGACTGTTGAATGACAGGTAGTGTTATGGCAAGTCGTTAGGGTAAAGAATGTATTGGTTCCATTAGGTCAATTAAGAAAAAGAAGGCAAGTCTTCCTGAACCCAGCCTGCTTATAGAACAACAATCACTCGGTTAATGTATCGTCTTCTTGTGCTCTTTAAGTGGTGTGTATATTAGTTGTGGTTGTGCACCCAGCAGAAAAATAAGTTAGAGGTTTGGTTCTTATCAAATGAAAACTAACACATGCTGATTTCACAACGATAAGTCAAACCgtccagatttgtttttatatgtaaacACTAAGTCCACAGCAGTCTGCAGCAACAGAGGTAAGTGTATTTTTACCACAACAACTCaatcaattaataaatatttacctaagaacaatacaaagaaaagcCTCACATTTTGCTAAATAACTGATTTTGactaaaatacagtatattcaccTCATTAATCTTTTCTACATGATTGTCTGGTATTATTTGGTAGCTATCGGATGAAAATCTAATTCAGTGGTAACGCCCACTGCTAGTATTAGTATGATTAAATGAATATAGAATCATTCTGGTTCCGAGGGGGAAAGGGGGACTTCAGGGATTTGTCTTTTAGTGTCCTGTGTGGTGAGCAGCTCTCTGACGAATTGTTTGTGGTGGATTTTGTCGCACGTATGGCTAACACGGACTGTGGTCCCAGGCTTCACGTGTGCTTTGCTCTGCTGTGCTTGAAGAACTCGTTCCCACCCTCATTTGACCTTAACTAACATTAGACCATTTTCCACTACAGGAACTTATTGACTTGTATCCTGGAGCTTCTATAAACAGAAGCCGTAAGGCAATGGTGAACAGTTTTGGTTTGCTTTTCCACTGTATCTTCTTCTGTCTTCTCTGTATCAGTCACTGTTTACATGAGGTGGGGCTGAGCTCCCTACACAGCAGAGCATAGGGCATGTAGACTTTACAAccagaaatgcaaatgaaacacaaatgccCATTCACCATTTAGACTCACGTATGTGTGATAAAAATGTGACGGTAACACCGTTACCGTGAATGCTTGGTGTTTACCCTCAACATAACATACAGGCAGAATTTAAAAGAGGCTAAGAAATCTAAGACTGGAAAGATTTGAAAGGATGAAGATATATGGTCACTTGATATGAGTGGAAAACAGCAGGACTCGTCTGCAAAACATATTCACAGACAAACCTCTAAAGTTAATATGACCTCTTTACAGCCCTATTTGTCATATAAACTACTGGTTATATGTGCATATGGGAGTTTGTGATTGAATTTGAGACCGTCCACTTCATGAAAGTTGATGTTCATTGTGTTCATGTAGTCACGATAACCCTAATGCCCTAATGTTGTTTACATCAATCTGTTCACTTTATGTTTAGACTAGTATTTGATTTCTTCTGAATCTCAGTACTACAACAGTTAACTGGCTTCAAAAAGCAACACTGTCTCCTAAATATCATATGATAGGGTTGACAGGAGGTTTCTCCGACTGAAAAAGTACATTAAACTCACATTTGCACAGTTTGTGGATTCACCAGAGAGAATAATCTTCCTGCCGccagaaaataatcagttatatATAAAACAGTGGGAAGTCACATACAGATCATTACTGTTGTTCATTTGTGTTGATTGTATTTAAAGCATATGCAATCAGAGTCCAGGACAATAAAACAAGTGTTACAGTGGTGTTTGCCACTGTTTGACACCCAGTTCGTGGCCTCCATAAACCTGGTCGCAGACAGCTTTAGCTGGGTAATCCAGACAGCCACCAGAAAACAACTCTATTGTGGAGTGTCGATCAACATGACTTCCTCGGTGAGCACAGAAAGCCACATTTCTCTTATTTATTCCTTGGATGGCAGAGAGATGCATCGCATTAAACAGTGAGGCACAAAGTGCTAATCACTGATATTTCTAATTCTCAGCACGCATTTTCATGGGAATTAGCGACTGTTGCCAAGTTGAACAAACTCAAGATTTTCTCACTGTACAGTCCAGTGACCACAGTATTGTGCCCAACTAATGCAAACTTTAATTaagaacaataacaaaaatgataTAACAGTGGAATGATGAATGCTGACCATTGTTGGAGAGTTCAGATTTAATTCCTGAAGCATGATGTTGTTCCCAAATTGATACATGCATATCTTAAAAGTGGTGGGATAACAGTTTTTAGCCTCATATTTGTGTTCTATGTTTTTTGTACTGGTAAAATGCTTCCATATATTTTTAGCCTGTTTAAACAGAACAGTTTAAAAATCtggcttaaaataaataaacataaacattgcTGAAGAAAAAATTTAAGAACTTTAAGACTCTAAGCATCAGGGTCTTAAAATCTTCTTACTAGCCCTTGGGTGGTCTATATCAGTAGTTTCCATCATTCCATCGCATAACTGAGGCATATTTCTGTGTTATGAAATACATTGgctcaaaacatgtttaaaagatGATGCAAACCTTTATCTGGAACACTGGTCAGTGGAATAATGTGCGTGTAAGTCCAAAGATGGATGGACTTAGATGTA
This genomic interval from Channa argus isolate prfri chromosome 5, Channa argus male v1.0, whole genome shotgun sequence contains the following:
- the LOC137127987 gene encoding LOW QUALITY PROTEIN: adenosine receptor A1-like (The sequence of the model RefSeq protein was modified relative to this genomic sequence to represent the inferred CDS: inserted 1 base in 1 codon), with translation MRSLSRGVSVVAKNSNREIPRACFSRVSAERTXHPASVNMTPGLPQTKALYIGMEVVIALSSVIGNVMVVWAVRINRALRDTTFCFIVSLALADIAVGALVIPLAITISIGLQTHFYSCLMVACTVLVLTQSSILALLAIAIDRYLRVKIPMSYKRVVTPRRAGTAVLLCWLISIVVGLTPMLGWNNLQRLRDNGSMITDDLLVTCEFETVISMDYMVYFNFFGWVLPPLLLMLAIYVEIFYMIHKQLNKKVTASHTDPRRYFGKELKLAKSLALVLFLFAISWLPLHILNCITLFCPTYDKPMFLIYIAIILTHGNSAVNPIVYAFRIKKFRTAFRKIWKQYMLCQDPIGQFHQRGSRRRQSHERRLEQNDDDDDV